A stretch of Capricornis sumatraensis isolate serow.1 chromosome 10, serow.2, whole genome shotgun sequence DNA encodes these proteins:
- the LOC138087574 gene encoding C-C chemokine receptor type 5, whose amino-acid sequence MDYQTSTPLYDIDYGMSEPCQKINVRQIAAQLLPLLYSLVFIFGFVGNMLVVLILINCKKLKSMTDIYLLNLAISDLLFIITIPFWAHYAADQWVFGNTMCQLFTGFYFIGYFGGIFFIILLTIDRYLAIVHAVFALKARTVTFGAVTSGVTWVVAVFASLPGIIFTKSQKEGSRHTCSPHFPSSQYHFWKSFQTLKIVILGLVLPLLVMIICYSGIIKTLLRCRNEKKKHKAVRLIFVIMIVYFLFWAPYNIVLLLSTFQEFFGLNNCSDSNRLDQAMQVTETLGMTHCCINPIIYAFVGEKFRNYLLRFFRKYIASRFCKGCPVFQGEAPERVSSVYTRSTGEQEVSVGL is encoded by the coding sequence ATGGATTATCAAACATCAACTCCCCTCTATGACATTGATTATGGGATGTCAGAGCCATGCCAAAAAATCAACGTGAGGCAAATTGCAGCCCAGCTCTTGCCCCTACTCTACTCGCTGGTGTTCATCTTTGGTTTTGTGGGTAACATGCTGGTTGTCCTCATCCTGATAAACTGCAAAAAGCTGAAGAGCATGACTGACATCTATCTGCTCAACTTGGCCATCTCTGACCTACTTTTCATCATCACCATCCCATTCTGGGCTCACTATGCTGCAGACCAGTGGGTCTTTGGAAATACAATGTGCCAGTTATTCACAGGGTTCTATTTCATTGGTTATTTTGGTGGAATCTTCTTCATCATCCTCTTGACAATTGATAGGTACCTGGCTATCGTTCATGCTGTGTTTGCTTTAAAAGCCAGAACAGTCACCTTTGGGGCAGTGACAAGTGGGGTCACGTGGGTGGTGGCTGTGTTTGCCTCTCTGCCAGGAATTATCTTTACCAAATCCCAAAAAGAAGGCTCTCGTCATACGTGCAGCCCACATTTCCCATCCAGTCAGTAtcatttctggaagagtttccaAACTTTAAAGATAGTCATCTTGGGGCTGGTGCTGCCACTGCTTGTCATGATCATCTGCTACTCGGGAATCATAAAAACCCTGCTCCGGTGTCGCAACGAGAAGAAGAAGCACAAGGCTGTGAGGCTCATCTTCGTGATCATGATTGTCTACTTTCTCTTCTGGGCTCCCTACAACATCGTCCTTCTCCTGAGCACCTTCCAGGAATTCTTTGGCTTGAATAACTGCAGTGACTCTAACAGGCTGGACCAAGCCATGCAGGTGACAGAGACCCTGGGGATGACACACTGCTGCATCAACCCCATCATCTACGCCTTCGTGGGGGAGAAGTTCCGAAACTATCTCCTACGGTTCTTCCGAAAGTACATCGCCAGCCGCTTCTGCAAAGGCTGTCCAGTCTTCCAGGGAGAGGCTCCAGAGCGAGTGAGCTCCGTTTACACACGATCCACAGGAGAACAGGAAGTCTCTGTTGGCTTGTGA
- the LOC138087526 gene encoding C-C chemokine receptor type 2-like, producing the protein MDGNDTFSHNVLPTSHSLFTTNVKGNDEEPTTSYDYDYSEPCRKTSVGQIEAQLLPPLYSLVFIFGFVGNLLVVLILINCKKLKSMTDIYLLNLAISDLLFLLTMPFWAHYAADQWVFGNAMCKFFTGLYHIGYFGGIFFIILLTIDRYLAIVHAVFALKARTVTFGVVTSGVTWVVAVFASLPGIIFIKSLEEHSGYACAPYFPLGWKNFHTVMRSILGLVLPLLVMIVCYSGIIKTLLRCRNEKKKHKAVRLIFVIMIVYFLFWAPYNIVLLLSTFQEFFGLSTCKSSSQLDQAMQVTETLGMTHCCINPIIYAFVGEKFRRYLSVFFRKHIAKHLCKQCPVFYGETGDRVSSTYTHSTGEQEVSAAL; encoded by the coding sequence ATGGACGGCAATGATACGTTCAGCCATAATGTGCTTCccacatctcattctctgtttacAACAAATGTCAAGGGGAATGATGAAGAACCCACCACCAGTTATGACTATGATTACAGTGAACCCTGCCGAAAGACCAGCGTGGGACAAATTGAAGCACAGCTCCTGCCGCCGCTCTATTCACTGGTGTTCATCTTTGGTTTTGTGGGCAACTTGCTGGTTGTCCTCATCCTAATCAATTGCAAAAAGCTGAAGAGCATGACTGACATCTACCTGCTTAACCTGGCCATCTCTGACCTGCTGTTCCTCCTCACCATGCCGTTCTGGGCTCACTATGCTGCAGACCAGTGGGTTTTTGGGAATGCGATGTGCAAATTTTTCACAGGGCTGTATCACATTGGTTATTTTGGTGGAATCTTCTTCATCATCCTCTTGACAATCGATAGGTACCTGGCTATCGTCCATGCTGTGTTTGCTTTAAAAGCCAGGACAGTCACCTTTGGGGTGGTGACAAGTGGGGTCACCTGGGTGGTGGCTGTGTTTGCCTCTCTCCCAGGAATCATCTTTATCAAATCCCTCGAAGAACATTCAGGTTACGCCTGTGCCCCTTATTTTCCACTAGGATGGAAGAATTTCCATACAGTTATGAGGAGCATCTTGGGGCTGGTGCTGCCACTGCTTGTCATGATCGTCTGCTACTCGGGAATCATAAAAACCCTGCTCCGGTGTCGCAACGAGAAGAAGAAGCACAAGGCTGTGAGGCTCATCTTCGTGATCATGATTGTCTACTTTCTCTTCTGGGCTCCCTACAACATCGTCCTTCTCCTGAGCACCTTCCAGGAATTCTTTGGCCTGAGTACCTGTAAGAGCAGCAGCCAGCTGGACCAGGCCATGCAGGTGACAGAGACCCTGGGGATGACACACTGCTGCATCAACCCCATCATCTACGCCTTCGTGGGCGAGAAGTTCAGGAGGTATCTCTCTGTGTTCTTCCGAAAGCACATTGCCAAACACCTCTGCAAACAATGCCCGGTTTTCTATGGGGAGACAGGAGATCGAGTGAGTTCAACATACACCCATTCCACTGGGGAACAGGAAGTCTCAGCTGCTTTATAG